CACAACCTTTAAAGTGTATTCCATAAGCAGGCATACTGGATAGTTCCCCTTTAACCAAATGGTTCTTCTTTGGATCCTGATGACAAGGGTTCCCCGACcttgacagctgtttttaacaCAAACCACAATATTTTCTTCAACTTAGTTCTTAACATTAGTTTTTGTGCATAAACCTAAGCCAATCTTAACCTCTTAACAGACACTCCTATTATTTTGTACAAGCCTGAAACTAATgtatccaaaataaaaaggttactgttcttcaacccttttAATTACAGACATAGTCCTGGTCTCATTTGAAAGGTAACTCTTcaaattttacaaccaaaagtcagaatgagtatAAGAAATACTGAACCGAAGTTACAGAAtcacaaacatggtagaaatcTAAGTTTTAAGCCTCGCCTACAAGGGAATATAAGGCCTGTTGTAGTACATTTTGTGCAGCCGTAACCACAGGTCTGAACTAATTGTGTGTCAACAGCTTTTGCCGTGATATGGGGAccctaaaatgctttgcataGATAGAATCAGAAGACTAGGACCAttcaaaaaaattgttatttatcAAAGTTGACCAAAACGCAACTAAAGTAGCGCTACCAAGGCCAAGGTGTCCCACGGGTTTGGacattgcattttaaatttaacaatgaTATGAATCATTTTGTGACTATgatttgtaatggttttggaTGACACTTACAGGGGCATCCCAACAGAAAACGCTCATAAGTGTCATTTTGAAAAGGCAATGTGAACTGtatggtgtgttttttgtttggagGACTGGCTGGCCAGTCAGATTTGGGAGAAAGATACAGCACAGCCAGACACTCAGCTGGATTTATCATGGGAGAGTATGATCTTTGGCTGCATGGAGAGGAGTTGCAACAATCCTGTATGTAGGTGTAAGTAACATTCGCCACTATAAAAGTCCTTAGACAAGgctttcttatttaaaaaaaactcatataACATTGTTTGAGAAGGATTCAtgtacacataaatgcacatgaATCCATCTGGAAGAAACAGCCCCAGGCAGCTGAACACTATCGACAATGGAGATGCTCTGCAGATTCATTTCCTGCAAACATGGCTTCACTGTCTGACAGCGCTGAACACATTCAGGCGTCAGAGCAGATCCAAACGGGGTTGCTCCTGAAACCTCTGCGGGTTTAAGTGGTCATATGGAATGGGTATTACTAGCATGTGTTCCTTGAAGGAGGGTATAGTATTTGGTCAAACCCAGCAGGGCAATCAAAGAGACCCTGGATTTGAGACTGGAAATGTCTGTAAGTTCATAGATGCCaggcgctctctctctctctctctctcctctctccctctccctctctctccatccagatggataaacagttgaagGCACACACAACTAATGACTGGGGCCTGAGAAAGTGACTGGAGGACCACAGAATTACTTGAGACTTTTGGCTCGGCTCTGTCTATTATTAGGATGGCTGTAATTGTTTTTGAGGCAAAGCAGAACAACGAAACTTAAATCAACACAATTCACCTAGTGAAGTTAGCTGACAGTAACTGTGTATTATTAATGGGACACAAGGCCCCTTTAAACAGAGATCCCACTATATTGCTGTTAAGAAGACCCCTCATTATGCCAACTTTTATAAACAAGCAAAGCTGGCATAATGAGGGGTCTTCTGGCCCAGTATTTGATTGTAGATAGCATGCCGGTGTTCTGGAATCAGAGGCGTGACATGTAACACAACAGCATCGGCATTGGCATCTGTCCCACCATGTCAACTCTGCCTTTTACATAGATGTTGATCCAGCTCTGTGACTACCTCCGTTTGAATTTGAGGCTGGACcacagtgctgctgagatgTCATAAGGTTGGACCTATATCTGATTTACACTGCTACATACTCTGTTTAGTACAGTTATTTTAAAGGTGTTCACTAATGCTACAGAATATGACATCAGTGTGTGcgtataaatgtatatgtctTGTCATAATTATAAAGTAATGAGGGGTTACTTGGTAACTAGTCTGTATGATGTAACACTATACTTGAGGGGGCACAAAAAGAGTAACTGATGATGAagtaattaataatgaatgagTGGTTACTGGTTTGTGGACACAGGTTCAGAGTTCATGAGAAACGACTTGTGAAGAAAGGGGTTGTTATTCCGTTTcatagatatttttattaatatggTATCTCCCAGTCTGTTCTCTAGTAATTCATCATTATGTACTATATAGTCCTCAATTCAGAGTTATTCAGTAACTACTCATGAACGATTCATTAATTATCAGGTCATTTCTGATTCATTCCTCACTCGTCCTTTATTAACTGCTCACAACTTTGTTTACTGTCTTGTAAAGTGTTACTGATACCTGATACTTTTTGATACATAATGTTGTATTTACATCTTTAGAACAGAGAGCATCTAGTACTGTCTTGTCTTTAACTGATTTTCAATTGTAGCGTCTTTTTAGGAGAACAATAAAAGTTGGTAACCTCAAGAACCTTCACCAATAAGGTAGTGCAGCCTCTCAAAAAGTAAGCTCCAAAGCATTCATTGCACCATTCACTGATGCTCACTAGGTTCATTGGAATGGGCAGCGGGTATGGTTACAACTGAAGGAGACTCAGATGAGTGTATCAACATCGCTCAGACCTTCTCTCATCTGGACTGTGGTGTCTAAACAGCCAGAGAACGAGGATCAGAGAGACCAGAAACCAGAAACTATAAAAGTGAGAGGGGATACGGGTGCTGTCACTAGAGATGCTGCTCTTTAATGGCGCAACAGTAACATTACCTTGTCCTAACTCGAGCTTTGTTCAGTCAGCATGAAGACCCAACAGGTGGAACAGGTGCATCACTAAGCAAAGTTCACCCCTGATTATTTTCTACGGAATAAAGTGATTCAATTTTAAAAGCGTTTTAGTCAGCACTGAATGATGAATTTCAAATCGCaagccttttgttttttatgtgatttcCTGCTCACCAGAGTAGACATGTGTCTACTCTCCAGAAAAGCAACAATCATGTCATATCTCCTCCCTGGGTCGTAACATCTCAGCTACTGTACCTCGACTACTTCTTCTGTCTGCACGAAGCGTCCGGTGTGCGCTACAGACATCAAGTGACACACATCCAATGTCACGACACAGCCCGATGGAGTCACTATGTGTTGCTCTGAAAGGAGGGAGTCCTCTTGTCAGCCGTTCTGAAGTACAACCGAGAGAAATCgtcaaagaaggaaaagaaaagacaagataTAAAGCACCTGGCTAAGCAGTGAGCCCCTTTAAGAAccaaaaagacagaataaattCTGCATTTCAACAGAATTCAGTTGAACCGAATCATTCAGTCCTCGTCTGCTCCACAGAGTGGACTTGTTGGCTGTGCTTCTGTCACcgtcattttcttttgatctttACATGGTATAAATGTCTCTAAGTAGTGACTGTCTGACAGTGTGCTCCCCATTTATACACAATGGGactacaaaaacatacacaagcCTCTTTTACACAGGGACCCCCCTAAATTGCTGATAAGAAGACCCTTCATTATTGtggctttgcttgtttacactgaaccaaacaaagccagCATTATGCCGccccagtgtgtgatttttgatAGCATGCCGGCGTTCCGGAAGCAGAGGCGTGACGTGTAACACAACAGTGTTGTCATCTGTCCTGCCATGCCTactctcccttttacacagacgTTGATCTGGCTCTGTGACTACCTCTGCTCCTGCCTTATTGCCGTAACAGCAATGCCCCCCCATTCTGTGTTCATACCTTTGATACAGAACAGCGAGGTGGAATAAAGGCCTAACATTCCCGCCTTGAACCGGCTGTATGAAAGGGGCTAAAGCCACAGAGTTGTTGGAGAGAGATGTGGGGGCAGTGGGATGTAGTAGACTGTGACGGCAGACTTTTCACCACACTTTTCCACTGTAGTTAGTAGAAACAATTTGACTTTAGACGTTGACGGACGTCAAGTCATATGAACTAGTTAAATGAAAGTACAGTGAGTCCTGGAAACTAAAGTCCACCTCAGCTTAACGAGAAGaagggaacagagagaggagagatggtgaaaggaggaagagcagagggaggaggggaggtggcAGATGGCTGCAGTGCAGGGAcgatggagggagagagaggtgtaaCCAAGGTGGTGAAGTGAAGAAAGGGAAGTTACAGTGGAAAAGGAGGATGATATTCGTTAGATGGAGAGCCATATGAAACTTGAGTGTGAACAAATGTCATTGGAACTATTTTCTACCGAAGAAACAGTTCCGCTGAGATGTTTTCAGTGTGTCCTGTGGATTTTTCAGAGTAAGAGAGACAGTACCTCTTGAAAGAGATGTTGCCGCTGAATTttctaaaatataatttttcagtaCTGCGAGCACCACTAGCTAAATTgcattcacctccactgtattgGGGTGGAGGGAAGCATCTCAAATTATGCTGTGGCGTAGATCTTTGAATGCGCTTCTCAGCCTttggtttcatttaatttcattacagCGGGAAATTCAGTTTGCTGAGATCAAACTGGTTTGACTGATATCAGCCATCATGGTCAGCATTTTGTCTGCTTTTATGTCAGTTAcgtattttttatgtattattgCAGCGTAGGCTTTTCAAATCAGTCTGCACTTGGCACTGCATTGTGTTTAAAGTTAGGGCTGGCCTATCTATCTATAGTTTCAAGTTGCTGATATATGATAGCAGTGACTGCCAACTAAAAAACATGTTAGGTAAAGTAAAGCATAAATAGTTGGTATTAACTGGCTACAAACATGCAGAACACTGGTATGTTAAAGGTATTAAGCTTCACTTAAGGTTTTAGTGTCCCATGATGGCCCAagtgtttgtgtacatatgtTGCTGTGTATTGAGAATTCCGGAGGAAACGCAAAAATACTTATTGAGGTTTTGGCATGACTActatcaaatattaatttgtgttttatttccggtgtaaaatatgtttttccttAGCCCACACTGGCGGAGCTCTGGTCATGAGTGGAggaacagagaagagagagggagagtaggAGCAGAGGGGGAAGGGTGTTTGCCCCCCGCAGGGCTGCTGATGGATGCAGGGCTCCTGGGGTTAAGGGGAGGGCAGCCAGGCCCTGAGCCAGGGTACAGAGTGGCAGCTACCTGCcgctcatcacacacacacacacaccagtagcTTTTATTACCGTTTTTAGTCAAACAACAACACTTTTATGTCATCATCTTACATCCACTGACTCATTTAATGTCTCACGTGGGGGTAACGTGTTTAACTTTAAtccacacactctctcacacacgcacgcagccACACACCCACAGAGCAGGAGATGCTaatgggagggagggaagggaacaggaaaacaaaccaTCTAACAACATGCATTCTGTCGGTGGAGCAGATAACAGATGAACTGACTCGAGTGTGTGATCCAGACAGAGCAGAGCTCCAGCCACAGCTCCCACTTTGCCTTTAATACTGTCACATTACACCATCAAGGACACTGGGGACAACTGGCTCAGCCTACGCCTAGTCATTCCTCTCTGGAGCTCCCACTGGTGGTTTGATCCTGTATTACCAGCTGACACTAAAACCATCCTCTCTGATGGTGAGGAGGCTGTCGGAGACGTCGCTTAAACCAGTGAGATATGGTCTACTATGTCCCATCGAGATGTGCCATAGCCAGTATAAACACGGTGTATTCATGACTCTGCAGCATTTCAAGTCATCCCAAAGAAACCCTTGCCGATGAAAAAGAGCCAGCCCTTGTACTTGTTTGGTTCCTGATCTGCTGGCCTGGTCCTTTCAAGTCCTTGAGTGGTGGTCTCAACTCTGCAGAATGACCTCCTTTTACACTGCAGGCAGACAGAGTGATGTTCTCAATGGGCCACTCACGGCCTTTCCAGCtactttaatgacattttatagatgatGTTTGTTAATCTGACTGTGCTGATTGTCGTGGCCGATACTGAGCAGTCTAATTAAAGgtcaaatcaatcaataaagTCTAACTGATAATGGTCAATAGCTATTCTGTCATAAAAGGGCGCGGTTTGCAGATAATTAATGTCTTGTGTCAGACAGAAAATGCGCCCATTGACCAGGCCGTGGGTCCTCGTCCATACGTGCTTTGGCTTAATGAATTGATGTTTCACTCTCTCATCTTTAGCCGCTTTGCTTTCCAGGTGTTCGTGTATTACTGCGGGTAAATCCACGAACACGTCTTTAAAAGCCTGTTTGCTTCCGCGGTTGAGTCACCGTTGAGGCGAGACGAGGCCGCTCTCTTTATCAAATGAAGGGAGGGGTGTTTTAAAAACGCTAATCGCCTGTAATCCTTTTAATATGTCTCACACTTTGCCCTGTCAATACACAATGCGGCTCGGGCTCCACTACACTGGAAGACTTCGAACCGGAGAAGCGGAGCATTCACGGGcatgagagcagaggagggatGAGCAGGAGGGCCGGCGGGGTCACCGGGTTGCTGCTAACCATTCCTCACGAACAGATGATGCGGTCCGAGCCGCGTGTCGTTAAGACGctcgttttcatttttttgtgcttttgcagAGTTGTGGGGCAGCGCGCACAGGGCAGCCCAGGCTCCtcctcgccccccccccaaccaagTGTGGCCCGCTCCTCAGGTAAAGAGATGTTTAAATCaagggggggaggagggggagtggGGCTGGGGGTGTCCGCTTTTGTTCTACAGAAAAGGGGGCTTGTTCTTAGCAGACCAGCCTGCCATTTTAACCGGGGGTGTGCGAGCGCCGAGCGAGAGGCTTGACACGGGAGCCGTGTGGGATGGGAGCAGATAGAGGAGAGAAGAAGCGTCCTGCCTGCAGTCCTGCCACAGCCGAGCGGAGCAGCAGCATCGAGCCACTGCGCGGACACTGAGCAACCCGAGCCTCCGCCGAAGCGGGATCGCACTCACCTGGAGGCCGCTGAGGACCACCGGGATTACAAAGCAGGGGGAGAGCCTGACAGCCCGGACCAACTTTGTAGAAATAAAAGAACCCAATCCTGCAGcgctttttttcccacaaactTCAACGCACAGCTCAGCTCCTGCAAGTGCACTTAGACGTTTTGTAGCCTTCTTACAGAAACAGCCGGTCTTTATCTTAATGGTAAACTATCATTAATTACAGCCTTTCAGCTATTTCAACTGAGCAGGAGCCTGCCCGCGATGGGCATTGATTCGGCGAAGAATGCGTCCGCTGTGCGCGCGTGAGCCTCTCTGTCAGTGCCTCTGACCTTTTCCGGTGGATTTCGCTGAAATCTAGGGACTCGATCCTTTGAGTCTGAACGAGAAACAGCTGGACTTTGCGGCTCCGAAAGGACCCCGGTCAGAATTTACTGGAAGAGCGCTTCACCTCCATCCAACATGCGACCCATCCCATCCAGACTCAGCTATCTGTGAGcgctctccctccttctcctccgcTCTTTACGCACTGTTAATGCTCCTTCACGCCACTTCCAAGTCACTTAATGCATGTTATTCTTCTTCTTCGCAGGTTTCTACACTTGTTTGCATTTTGCTACTATGCTCAGGTATGTCacttctttaatttcttttcatatgaatgttttcaatgttcctttttttttattatgggCGATTAAATAAGGATTatcttcaacaacaacaaaaaaatctccaaaatatATGGCAGTGAAAAAGTGTGATGCACAGCGCAATAACAGCGCGAGGAGGAAAGGTGAGGGATCATCATAACATTATGTGATACAACGATATCGGATGACTCCCACGGTGCGCCGGGCAGCGGGGCGCGCGGCCTGCTGGCAGGTTGCTGATGAAACACGCCGGCCCTGGCACACGACGCACGGGCACAGACGGGGCATCGGGGCAGGGCGAAAAGCTTGCGAGTCCTGTGAAAAGTGTCGTGGGGCTGAAAGAGACCGAGGGCCAACGTTTCCATTGCAGCAGCCATTCCATCACACAGCTGAGCcgagagaaatacaaaaaaaaaaaagtctgctcGATATAAAGTGAACGTGGATGTCGTATAGGTTTCCATCACgaagactgagagagagaaggggctTTCTTCTTGCGTTCgttgtgtttttgcacattcTCCTGTCCGCACAACCTGTAATCACACCGTGCGTCTCTTGGAAGCGGTTAATTTTAATTTGGCAGCAGCTTTTTTCTGGAACTTGTCGCACACTTGTCACtagggaaaaaacacaacaacacgcTGCTCTCGCCTCAGAATATCTTTTCCCTCCGCGTTTAAGCACTTCAGTCCTTTCCTGCAGTAACCTGAAGACACACAATTGGCTTCTCTCTCGGCATCTTGAGTCccgatcctttttttttttcctccgtttTGCGAAGTTTAAtgtcagtgaaacaaaaataaataaataaaacacacaaaaagacaaaattgcaCACGTACTGATGATTGTGGTGACATCTAATTTCTGACAGGTAACCAATCAGTCCCCGCCTAATTTCACGCAGCATGTAAGCGAGCAGAGCAAAGTGACGGACCGCATGAGCCGCAGGTTGATCCGGATCTACCAGCTGTACAGCCGGACCAGCGGCAAGCACGTCCAGGTCCTGCCCAACAAGAAGATCAACGCCATGGCCGAGGATGGAGATGTGCACGGTAGGAGAAGCCCTGCAGTTTAATGAGCACAGAAACTCCTTCTGTAGTAACAACAGCGAAATACTCCGCTTTAAAACCCCGCCGAGGTCGTGTCAGTGTTCGGGGAAAGTGGCCcagtttgattcatttttttactcattttattaGATATTGTGATCTTACTTTGAAAGTCATTCCATATTTTCCGCGCAATTGCAAAACGTAGTCTGGATTTAATCCAGTTTATGGTCATTTACGCCACTTTACCTGAAGAGAAATCGTACACCTTCAGCACTTCAATGTCCCTGCAACCGGTTGAAATGTCAGGTTAAATCTCTGTCTCCGTTGGTCTGCACTTGTAtactatttaatttttattttcaaaaaaatgttttattattaatttatctttttttttttttttttttactatttagtTTCCTGGATTAATttttcatctaaatttcttttttgctttgcGACCGAAATGATCCCCGGGATTTTTTCCTAACATGGCTCAAAGCCAATATATTAATGTCTTTAAAATTACTAAATAGGGGCTGCAATTTATCAGGGCCTGAAGTGTTTAAAGATCAAAATATCTGAGATGtgaaaagtataaaataaaagtcattcatttaatttaatgtttttatttctttcataaaGAGATGTAAATCAGCAAGTGCAATTGGAGGAGgtatttcaaatgcaaatcGGCACATTTGCATAATTTGTTGAATGAATTACCAGTCGTTCAGCCCttcaaatatttgcagatttctGCCCTTTCAAAATGCTGAAATTTCCAGACAAAATGTTGTTAAGCCTTTTTCTCCTAACCAAGCAATTTGACGGGTGGAGACCGTCATTCTCTGCACTGTTTGTGATCCCAGTCTGTAGTGTTGGAGGGAAAGAGTAACTCGGATCTCAGAGAAAGCATTGGGTGGACCTTAGTTGGTGCCGGAGGTGATCCTCCAGAGATCCCGCAGGTCTGGAAGAGCCATTAGAAGTCATCTTACTTCTACCTCCCGAACATTTTCTGCATagctccttctctcccctccacccccacctTCAACCTCACTCCGTCCAGCCTCAGAACCAAATAGGCCTTGGCAGCTACTCTGGCCCATGAACTTTGGTGTATTTAGACTATACTGAATTCTATAAAGAACATCGGCTCATCTGCTAAAATACTGTATCCGTTGATAACAGAGTGTTTGCTGTCTTGCTGTCTGTTCAGGGACCTCAGATTTAGTTGTTGCAGGATGTAATTGTATGCACGTGTGTGAACCCCAGAGTGTGCAAGGTATTCAGGTCACCTGAagtcattttgaatgaaatagGAGAGAAAGTGCGAGATAGGGAATCTGCCCGTTATTCAGCTCAGCTGTAACTGCTGGTTCTGACTACGACTATAACtgccaaagttcaaaaataattaagtcCGCCtccattgtcttgtttttcatcttgttGGAAGCAAcgtaaaaaaaatgcaagaagcTCCATGAACTCGTGCTCTGTGAACGGTCCACATTTCCTGTGTCTTTCAGTACTTCTCGGGATACAGAGATAAATGTGTAGCTTTATGTGTGAGGTCAATgcagatttatttgaaaaggaATTCTTGATGGGCCTGCCAGGATCGCCTCTTTAGCTTTCAAAGTATCAAGAGACACGTGGTTTTATCATTTTGCAAGAATTTCAGCTAGCATGAATCCTCAGGAATGGTCCTGCaggtttcactgtgtgtgtgcgtgcgtgtgtgtgcgcgtgcgtgtgtgtgtgtgtgtgtgtgtaaggagaGTATGCATGCTTGGAAACAAACTCAAGCATTTGCATGTGTTGTTGATGCTTTTATGGCTACATGCGCTCCGTTATAAGTCATTGATTcaggttttaatgtttgaaGAATATTTCAGGCAAATACTAAAAAAGCCATCTTTTGCTAAAATCATTTCAAGCTTTTACCAATCATCCTGCTCGCAGTTGTAGTGGctaacaaaattatttattattttgttttctttagctAAACTCATTGTGGAAACTGACACATTTGGGAGCCGAGTGCGCATAAAGGGGGCTGAGACAGGCTTCTACATCTGCATGAACAAGAGGGGGAAGCTCATCGGCAAGGTGAGGATAAAAGTTCAACTCAGCAGAGGCAAAAGTTTAGGCTAGCTCATTGTAGTTTAGTCTACActtgtgaaaagtaaaaaaaaaaaaaaaaaaaaagaaagtaatgtAGAATGATTTGCAGCCAAGTCTGAGAGGTTTGTGTTGAAGGGAGGTCAAATTTGACAGTAAATCTATCAAACTGAAATAGCTGGGACTGTTTTCCCTAAGACCATATGTATCAAAAGGGGTGGATGATGAGAGACTGTGTACATAGATATCACTCCACAGTGCATGACTACGATTCCTCACCTAAAACACCTCCAGAAATAACCCAAGGTAAAAACATTAAGGTTGgtaatattctatatttttctaatgTCCACAAACACCATTGACAGGCCAacaccaacaatgaattgatcctactaacaagtataaCCAAGTGTAACCAAACCCAGATATAgctatatatgtgtatgtgtgtatatatactcATTGCCCCTCTCACATTATGACAGCTAATAAACAGAGCTGCCCCCACGCCCCCACCCCCTTCACCAatccccccaccccaccccaccaccacaaccacacacacactcccctccACCCACCCAGCACCCTGCCTCGTACACCATCTGCCCTTAGCTACCAGCCCAGTCACAGCCTGCCCCGgccctagtgtgtgtgtgtgtgtgtgtgtgtgtgtgtgtgtgtgtgtgtgtgtgtgtgtctgtgtgtgtgtctgtgtgtgtgttttgaaggtAGAAAGAATGAACACAGAGTGTGTCTTTCAGATGTATGCGTGCACTTGGGTGCATCATGACTATTTTTAACACactattttttccaaaaaggtGGGAGCTTGTTACAGTAGGCTAGCACTAAGTGTCCAAGTCCAGTTACTGCCATTTCAGCTGaccttactgtatatttcatcactaatgaaaaatgtttttgtctcgATGATGTCACCAACTGGAGGTCACACTTCACCCACCTTTTATTTTATCGTTTTTACCATTTACTGTTACCGTTCATCCTTGAGCTGTACTGTTGATCTAACGGGGGCCTTACCTGAACCCGGCAGTGCACTGGTGAGATGTATTTCAGGATCTATCGATTGTTATTCAATTCAAGCAGACCTGGCTGGTTACATTTAAGCACAAATGCAACAGGAAATCAAACCAGGAGTGAAAGTGACCCTTGGGGGTTGATTAAGGCTTTATGGTTGGAGGATCCGTCCTGCGGCTACTGACCCTCGAgggctgctggatgtttgctgaAGGGAGAGAAGAGTCATCGCTTACTgtcatccccctctctctgatCTGTAATGACTGTAGCATATGCTGCATGTATGTGGGGAgggctgtgtgagtgtgtgtgtgtgtgtgtgcaggggacAGGCTGCACAGGGAAGCCTTTATACATCTGATATTTCCCATCTGTAAATCTTCATCGAGGACTCTTCTCTGAACCTTCCTActaactgtttttctgtgtgtgtgtttctgcagaaaaatggacAAGGCCGTGACTGTATCTTCACTGAGATTGTTCTGGAGAACAACTACACGGCGCTGAGGAACGCCCGCTACGAGGGCTGGTACATGGCCTTCACCAGGCGCGGACGGCCAAGGAAAGGCTCGCGGACGCGCCAGCACCAGCGCGAAGTCCATTTTATGAAGAGGTTGCCGAAGGGACAGCAGCCCGCCCACCCGAGCCATCCCCGGCCTTTTGACTTCATCCACTACCCCTTCAGTCAAAGGACTAAACGCACACGATACTCGTCAGAgcgctgaggaggaggaagatagaaaagacagagagagaaagaggag
This region of Xiphias gladius isolate SHS-SW01 ecotype Sanya breed wild chromosome 11, ASM1685928v1, whole genome shotgun sequence genomic DNA includes:
- the fgf8a gene encoding fibroblast growth factor 8 translates to MQNTAHTGGALVMSGGTEKREGEVVGQRAQGSPGSSSPPPQPSVARSSGTRSFESERETAGLCGSERTPVRIYWKSASPPSNMRPIPSRLSYLFLHLFAFCYYAQVTNQSPPNFTQHVSEQSKVTDRMSRRLIRIYQLYSRTSGKHVQVLPNKKINAMAEDGDVHAKLIVETDTFGSRVRIKGAETGFYICMNKRGKLIGKKNGQGRDCIFTEIVLENNYTALRNARYEGWYMAFTRRGRPRKGSRTRQHQREVHFMKRLPKGQQPAHPSHPRPFDFIHYPFSQRTKRTRYSSER